TCAGTAGCAGTGGTGTACATGTGCTAGAGCTGCAGAGctcatgtatatattttttgacatttccaAAAATCCATGGCAGCCTGACTAATCTGCTGATCAAATTGTGCATGCTACAGTGTTAACCACGTAGGAAGATTATGTGATTATATGGTAAAGCTATTACCCCAATGCATCAAGACTTCCAATGTTATCAAAACTAAAGACAGATATGCAATAGTGTCACAAGGGTATAAGattgagtttgttttttttttttgtttttttttagcaatgaaCACACCTGGTGGGtctgtcataaaacacagtaaaaatatctgaaaaaaacatattatgCCCACTGTTAAATATGGTGGATGATTTTAATGCAGTCATCTCTGCTTTTAACGTGAAATAGGGTTGTCATTTGGTCCTTTAGCAGGATACTAATTTAAAACCTATGgcaaaatcaacaaagaaaagattTGCCAGAGGCAAAACAACCTTTTTTATGGCCACCTCACGtgccagacctaaatctatcGAAAAGCCCTGGGGTGGGCAAATGAGTGTATAAGAGAAAATCCAGGACTCTGGACAATCTAAAGTTATGGTGCAAAGAGGAATAGTCAAAGATCCTCAACTGTGTATGCTACAACCTGGCAAAATATCATTAGCATAGATCAGGTGCTGTTCTATTGTCGAAAAATTGTTGTTTAAAgtaataacaggaaggctgccAATAGGTGTTGGGTTGGTGAGCTTAAAATGATTATTATGTATTGAGGGATTTACCTTACTGAATAATAAATTGAAATTAATTTTAAGAATTTACCAatttttaactgtttattaGATTATGCtaagataaatgtatttatctttCACATGTCTTCCATGTAAGCCAATAAGCGTATATACAGAATTGTAGTTTTATAACTCATAAGCTGCAATGTTACATTTAATCTATGTAGGTAGTGTTTAACTAAAGTTCATTTTAAAAGCCCTTTTATATGTATTACTCTAAATATTCTCTTATTGTGTTTTTGATTGAATTCTGCCCATCAAACCTTTTTTAGTATTCCTCTCAGGTTTCATTagtaaaatataacattttggtgcaaaaatacaaaaaagcaaCCCAAAGCTTGAAGCTAGAATTGCAAATATCTCTACAGCTACAGTAAACTTACCAGGAGAGCTGACATATGCTGGGATAAATGTGAGCCATACAGCACTAAATATCAGCATGCTAAAGGTAATGAATTTAGCTTCATTAAAATTATCTGGTAACTTCCGAGCTAAAAAAGCAAAGATAAAGCACAGCAGAGCCAAAAATCCTATGTATGTCATCACAACCCAAAACGCTATAGGTGAACCTAAGAAACACTCTAGAATAATCCTTTCATTAGCGTAAATTGTACTCTTGTGAGGATATGGTGGGGCAAAAGCTAACCATATCACACAAATCAACACTTGAATTAAAGTACAGCCAAGAACACTTGTTCTCTGAAGTGGAGCTGAACACTGAATGACTGTGTTTGCTGGTCTTTTAGCTTTAAAGGCCATCACTACAGTTATAGTTTTTGCAAGAATACATGAGATGCACAGAGCAAATGCTATTCCAAAAGCTGTATGACGAAGCATGCAGGACCACTCAGTGGGTTGGCCGATGAAAGCCAGAGAGCAAAGGAAACACAAAGTCAAGGAGAAGAGTAGCAGGAAACTCAGCTCAGAATTACTGGCTTTGACAAGTGGTGTGTGACGAAAGCGGAGAAACACACACAAGACCACAAGGGTTAAACTTGCTCCAGACAATGAGAAGGCAGTAAGGAGGGCCCCCATAGTCTCTCCATATGACAGGAACTCAATCACCTTTGGAACACAGTTGCTGtgatttttatttgaccagaacTCTGGCGGACACTGTGAACACTTTGCAGAATCTAAAAAGAAGTATGAGACAAAACAAATGGGCGCATGCTGTAAAATGCATGTTGTAAAATTCTTCATATATACACAGGTTTTATATAGTGACTTGAGTTTTCTGTGAAATAAAAGGCAGAAagtagaaatacatttttttgctCACTGTTGGTGTTGCTGATCTCTCCACCAGCACAGGGCACGCAGGAGAAGCAGCAGATAGGTTTGCCTTTGATTATTGCCTGTCTGAAACCTGGCAGACAATTCTCACTGCAAACAGATATTGGCCTCTGTGACAAAAGCAAATTTTAACCTGTAATGAATATATTTGAACTAAATTTCAAATTTAGAACGTTATTAAACCTAATTACACATTGGGTTTGGCACATTTAACTGCTCTAGCATCTACATAAACAGCATTTGTTTTAGCCAAACCACTAGAAAGGTTTGGAATGCTATGTGTTTTTAGTGTAATAATATAATAGTTTAACAATGAATAATTAATCATTGCTGCTATTTTGAATAACTGAATACAAGAGTTCTTTATTGTgatattttacaacaaaaaagaaaaaaaaagaaaacaaaaacaaaaaacatgtactACCAGGTTAAATTGTGTTTGTAAGTTATTTAAGTTGTTTTGTGCATCCACACTAAATAACCttcaaaattacacaaaaacgGATTCCTACCTCCCAGGGTTCTGCGGCCCATGTAATGTTTACATTGTTTATATTAAACTGGTTCCAATGTGGTTGTGAAGCATCATAATTCCCAACAGTGATGAACACAATATCTCCTGCATGGTTTCTTTGCCAATTCACAAGTTCATAGGTTGCTGCAGGGTCCCCATTTTGATCAAAATACACTTGCTCCCCTGACTGAAGTGTAAAATTAACATTCTGGAGTTGTTTTGCaatctgtcaaaaaataaaaacagtgcaCAGATTTTCAAgaaattttaaatcatttcagaataaataaaaaacaaaaaaaaaaaaaaaaagaaagaaagaattacatacattttcaaatctGTGATTTTACCTGTCTTGGTTCTAAATGGTATTTAAAGATGCATGAGTGAGACATTGAGTCACCACCTGatccacattttaaaatgttatccaAGGCATGAGCAATAGCATACACAGCCTTATACACATTGTTGGATATCCTCAGCTGTGACACATCTATAAAAGTATTATTTGCATTTTGAAGCCTCTCAGAGCCAGAACATAATTTTGTGCCAGGTATACTGGACTGGAAACTGCAGTCAAATGTTGTTTCCCAGAACTCCTTCAGCAGGTTGCTCTGAGGGTCTTGACTTGGGTTCACCTTCAAGAGAAATTCTTGCAAGCCTGTGATTGTTGCCTTTCTTATTGCAAAGCCCAGTGAACCAGTTAAAATACCAGAGTACCTCTTCTTAGCCAAGTAATTTGCTGTGATCCAAGATTCACTCCCAACCCACTGCAACCCAGTTACATTTTGCCTCAGAAGTTCCTCGAGCAGAACCTCCATTTCACCTTGAGCCAGGAATGCAACTAAAACACTCGCTGTACCTCTTCGAATTACTCCAACTGCTTTTTCAATGTGTTCTCTGGAACCAGTTCTTGAGATGGTCTCGGAGTATTCAACACAAATCCCGTCCTGGCTTGCAGCTTCAACAAAAGTTGTCATCCCATTATTACCATAATCGTTATCACTTCTTACTGCCCCAACCCATGTCCATCCAAAGTGCTTTACCAGTTTGGCCAGTGCTCTGCTCTGGTAGTAGTCACTGGGAATGGTTCTGAAGAAATAGGGATACTCCTTTTTGTTACTAAGACAAGCACATGTTGCAAAGTGGCTGATCTATtggaaagaaaacagagaaaaaacagaactTCCAACTGAAACATAATCTTCTTGAAAACAAGCGCAGTATTACTAAAATTATGTGTCAGAGCAGTGCTGCGGGAACTGTTATTTTCATGACACATACCGTGGGTATTTGGAAAACCCCTGAAATCTGTTGCATTGCTATTGTTGAGGAGGATTCAGAGGCCCCAATGATGACATGAACAGAAGAACAGTTTTCACCCCAAGTCTTGTCCTTTCCATTCATAAGACCCATTACTGCTTGTGTTGAAGGTAGTGTTGAACCACAACTATCAAATACCTTATACCCAATTGAGACATTAGGCAGTACTATACTGCTGTTGTTAATTTCTTCAATGGCAAATATCATTGTTTGCACAAAACGAAATTCTCTTAGATTTATCctgaaaaaaggaaatagaGTGGTTCACATTTCTCTTCTGTTGGACATAAAATGAAGTTGAGAATAAAAGTAAGCTTTACCTGGAGCATCTGAAAGGCTGTGGTGTTTCATATTTGGAGAGTGTGGGTATTGAGATTTGACTATAGATGGAAAAAGCCCCACCAATAGTGATGTCTCCATCCTTGGTCAAGAGAGGGATATCTGGGCTCCCAAACATCTCACAAGTAGTGTCATTCTCCGCTGTGAGGAATCCCAAAAAGACCAATAACAGTGAAATTACGCAAATGCAATACACCATCTTTCACAAAGAGATCTGTATTCACAGTCCTATGTGGTGACTTCTTCTATCAATGTcaagatgtttgttttctgtaagAGGACGGGCTTCTACTTATACTGATGATGATGCTCCTCCTCTCATCAAATCAGAGTGACAAGACTTACGTCAGGATacgtttttatttgatttgacatcaaatattttataaagaacAGTGTATAGTATAATAAGAGTTAGGGTTTAAATCAAGAGTAAATGAGTATAGCATTGTTTTTTACTAAGACTTTTAGTGTACATATAATTTACTATGCAATTTTCCATATCAGTTTCATGATTTATGACTCAATTATCATGACATAATAtcattgtaaaaagaaaagtacACCCCCTTTATTTAAACAGGTAAATCTCAGTAAGATATTAAGTATAATTTTCAAGAGCGGCCTTTTTTAGATATACATACCAACGTCAAATCATATTTTAATTCTATGGGTTACACATTTTCAGATCAAATATTTCTGGTCTGTACTTTTTCTTGAGCTCTTCCACTTTGGTTTCATCTCACATGGTGACTTCTGTGGTGTGAGGTTGTGTGAACAACCAGTTAAAACCATAGACTTGCCAAAAGgtgtgctttatttattttaactgtgtCTGAGACAAAGACAAGTAAAACCATAACTAAATAACCAACCGAACTAAATACATAACTAAGTTATAGGCTCTGGAAAGAGCATAAAAAAcagcatgcaacaagttaatttTATAGTATATTGACACACCTAgcttttctctgtgaaaacaaaaatccttCCATAATTTTAATGATGAAGAGTTTGTAGTTTGACCACTGCTTTTACACTTTTGCCTGCTTTTAAATTGGCAGTGTTATtgattaaaaacacaacttctagtgaagtcagaagtttacaaacAATCATCATAAGCATGAATGTCAAGCCATCCATTCCTCCATTGTCTATACTATGAGGTGCCAATATATTGCAAATGTATTGTTATTGCAATTTGGATActgttgtaaggattatgattattgattaattaatatttatcaaaaattataattacaaatcataattcaggaaaattatttcaaaaaatcattacttacaaatagaaatcagagatgtcctctggtgttgtgattatgggctcaaagcttttaataattacaattagctattcatcattaatagttgataaattattaaccagaaccacaaaatgtcactgtttattcaaccgcttcaccgaaggtgggggaactttgaaattttttttgacagataaatcactcttgcatgaaataaacacaaacgcttctcttaattacatatatgaagatttactgAAGCaatataattctgatataccattattctggtcataaaaacattcacctaactaacaagcactactctacacaaaggggataaaaatgactacctaacaatgataatgtcacggagtgacatttttggactttgtttgtggctttgtgtttgtttaccttttgcttagatgtttctattttggtttttgtatcatgttttcttttttccctcttctgcctcctggtgtttacttcttaagttcttttatggttgttttcttattactttgtatggtttattatcattattattattattattattattattgtaattattatagttcttggtcttccctggattctctagttttatttctctttactatctttatgtttaattgtgttttattatttgttcctttgcactcttcttgtttactagtttattttctgtttcctttccagttaatccagtcagtgtggttaggtgtgtttatttttgtattcaggttttctttatgggttctttgtttgttcttatgtggttattgttgttcctatgttccttctagtttctctgtttactttagtcatgattattctagttttcttattccccatttgattatttatctttgtctataggtttgcttggtctgtgtttctgtttattgttagttactttgcccatcctcagcctttgtatttgtttcacctgttccttctgcttccctgcctccttgtcacacctgttccctgttttcactgattacctgccctttgttatccctcagtatattagttggttttgtgtcattgtttgttgctggttccttgtgttcgtcacaccaCGTTCTCGTCCacgattatgctttgttttttgacctggtaaataaatctttgaatttcaaagatgatcctgccgagctcttgtctgcactttggtccgatccaaaaccacatcgtgacacataataaaagaaaaatatatgcacattgaATGTCTATGAAGGTCAAACCAGCTGTTttgtggacaaaatgtgcaatttgggttaaatggaaagagaagcctTCCtagtgtgctgatgtctcgattgcagctgGTAGACGGTGAGCTGTGCTCTTAGCCACTAGGAGCTGATTGCGAAtatcgaacaaagagtcataaaactctgaggcaggaactcagtggaaaaactccattaataaaactggaacaaaggagtggtcaggcgaggcccagaccgcattTTCTTTGAATGGAAACTTTAAatgtccaacttctaactcctggctgactTGGGATCAactggacaaaaacatgaacacgtaCCTTGCTGATCCGTGCTGCGCGATTCAGCcacacagcaaatcaaacactcagcataaaacacttcaatcagtattgcatgcaacaagtttataccttggattaactactggcaATTCTAAATCACcctaactatgcctcatcctgcccagacttctaaatgcacctatccaatttaatataaaaaagaacaaaattactttgacattgatttcttctctccaccggttgaggagggatcaggtctgaagaaaaatgaggggGTTGGCGATCACGCGTCCGTAATCAACTCAAAAGAAAaatggtaaacttctcatccgtccaggaggggaaaatatgaagaaccattTAGTCAACTGAATCATAAgaaggaaaactcatctccttggaaataaatcctctgtgggtttttcacctgcaccagagtgtcggcgtggtcttcgatcggtatatgaatcttcggaccttccagctttcaagctctttcgGAAACGGCTgttggagcaaaagttcgcctgtgagcttttgtctccagatatgcgcctccgtcgCACCTTCCCGTGAGacatgctggaaatggcaacgaaagtttattttccatggGTTGTATAAtaccgggtgacgtcagagctgcgatgtctgttgagctgcgcatgttcaaCTGTGCGACTGTTCAACTgtaccaaaatggatgactccaacaccGTGAAGAATTGCTTGGACTACAATAAATGTTAGCTGATTGCAATCAGGCACTTGATGCTTGAATATTCAGTAAGTTAGAAACGTGTATCTGAAGAGGCTTGTTTGTCTGATTAAAACtacctttttaattttaacaacctttaagcgGTATTAAACATACCTTTCATTAAGCCtgcatttctaaaaatgtttttttttattggtcttatgtaatattttaatcttctaagaaattaaatgtgttttcattagctgtaagcagaaatgTATGagtattaacagaaataaaggcttggaaacagtgtgtaattaatctagaTAATGAGCCTTACTTAGTTATTGAcgtactgaaataaatgactttTTCAATAATGTTCTAATTCATTGAATATGTCTGTATATTTGGTGACAGTTGTTATTTTGCAgcataaaaattatttagaagAAGGTAAAGATGCCTtttgcttatgttagtgctgtgtgctgcttttagcttcttgaggacagaaccataCAGTGTGTTtggaatagtattattacactaactgttttccttttttttttgcagtttttgttatgtttctgtcattgcagttccactttacaTAGACAACAACTGAATGGTTTGAGTAtgaaaaggaagaatttaaaGGCATGATATGTTCCCCTTAGTCTACAGAGTTGTGGTCAGCATCATTGTACAAGCTTAGTGTTCGACTGCTTTATCCATTCTGAAGCCCGTTTTGATGTATGTTGTACCATTGCTCTATAAGACTTCCCAACTACTCAGATGACCCAAGCTGCTCTGTCATTCAAAAACCCAGGAACAATAAGGCTGGAGCCTCTTAGTCACTAACCAGAGTGACTAAGGGGCTCACGGATTTGTTAAAACTATGTTCTGACATACAAGACAATTCGAGACAGctgatctgtgaaaaaaatcagcTCCTCTGGTTCTTCCCAGTGATCCTACTGCCACTTGCAGAAATACAACACTcccggtcagaaacaaccaatcagtcAATCACACTTATGTACTCACTGCTCACACCCGCCCCAGCACAGCACATACCATCTTTCAAGCTAAAGATTGCCGGTGTGCTGCAGTTATGCTAATGGTATTGGCAGGTCCTAGTCAATGAAAAGCATATTATTGATGTTTTGTCCCTACCAGGCTAAGTTCAtggttttctcagaactccccACTGCAGCTTTGATTTAAAGATATCTCTTCAATTATTGTATAAAGTGAAATACTAAAAATTTTATGTTGGCAGTTCTACCaacagcatttgtttttttttttatttattttacaattatgtttttaaactgaaagacagatatatatatatgcaataTATGCTTATAGCAATGCATTTCTTAGCTTTTTTACTTTGAAACCATGTTGCACAGCATGTTCACTAAAGTGGTACTCCTTATGACATGTGTGAATATgatagagaaagagagagagagagagagagagagagagagagagatggttGAAATCACTTAGTGGAGATGGAACAGTACCATCGTTCTTCTTGCCTTCTAAAAACATTAGCCTTGCTAACACAGGCGCTGCAATCTTGCAAGAACCTGGAACTAACGCTGAATTGGTGTCAGATCTGGTAGCTGTGGAAACTGAGCTGATGGAGGTGCAATCTTCTTCGGCAACTGCAACTGTGACATGGATGATCTGTAGGGGGCAATGTTATGACAATGCTGCCAACATGTCTGAAGTATATAAAGGATTAAGAGCACGTATAAAGAAAATCAATCTCCTTGCTGAATGTGTCCGATGTGCTCCACATGCTGCTAATTTGGTTGGAGTCAATAGTTTTAGCTGCTGTTTTTACCAGTTTGTGCAAAACCTATTTAACTTCTGCTCTAAGTCAACAGCAAGTGAGCTTAATGCAAATAAGCGCATGTAAACACTGAAGTATCTTTGTAACACTAGACAGGCAGTGAACATTAGAATTAACATTCTAAAGTCATTCAAGAATATTGCAGAACTTAGAAAGCACTTTTGGCTCCCTGAACAACTTTTCTGATGACAATGTTTCAGAGCTAGGAAACAAATCATActtgtactcgttgtcttccactttatctgggaccgggtcatgGGAACAACAGACTCAGTAAAAACACCCAGacctccctctccccagacacctccttcagctcctctggGGAGAGCGCAAGGTGTGTCcaagccagccgagagacatagtccctccagcgtgtcctgggccatcccctggacctcctcccggt
This genomic window from Girardinichthys multiradiatus isolate DD_20200921_A chromosome 18, DD_fGirMul_XY1, whole genome shotgun sequence contains:
- the LOC124884405 gene encoding extracellular calcium-sensing receptor-like; amino-acid sequence: MVYCICVISLLLVFLGFLTAENDTTCEMFGSPDIPLLTKDGDITIGGAFSIYSQISIPTLSKYETPQPFRCSRINLREFRFVQTMIFAIEEINNSSIVLPNVSIGYKVFDSCGSTLPSTQAVMGLMNGKDKTWGENCSSVHVIIGASESSSTIAMQQISGVFQIPTISHFATCACLSNKKEYPYFFRTIPSDYYQSRALAKLVKHFGWTWVGAVRSDNDYGNNGMTTFVEAASQDGICVEYSETISRTGSREHIEKAVGVIRRGTASVLVAFLAQGEMEVLLEELLRQNVTGLQWVGSESWITANYLAKKRYSGILTGSLGFAIRKATITGLQEFLLKVNPSQDPQSNLLKEFWETTFDCSFQSSIPGTKLCSGSERLQNANNTFIDVSQLRISNNVYKAVYAIAHALDNILKCGSGGDSMSHSCIFKYHLEPRQIAKQLQNVNFTLQSGEQVYFDQNGDPAATYELVNWQRNHAGDIVFITVGNYDASQPHWNQFNINNVNITWAAEPWERPISVCSENCLPGFRQAIIKGKPICCFSCVPCAGGEISNTNNSAKCSQCPPEFWSNKNHSNCVPKVIEFLSYGETMGALLTAFSLSGASLTLVVLCVFLRFRHTPLVKASNSELSFLLLFSLTLCFLCSLAFIGQPTEWSCMLRHTAFGIAFALCISCILAKTITVVMAFKAKRPANTVIQCSAPLQRTSVLGCTLIQVLICVIWLAFAPPYPHKSTIYANERIILECFLGSPIAFWVVMTYIGFLALLCFIFAFLARKLPDNFNEAKFITFSMLIFSAVWLTFIPAYVSSPGKFTVAVEIFAILASSFGLLFCIFAPKCYILLMKPERNTKKGLMGRIQSKTQ